A genomic region of Actinomycetota bacterium contains the following coding sequences:
- a CDS encoding ATP-binding cassette domain-containing protein, whose protein sequence is MRAGDDGDRRSRTRAPPGQENEGRARVRTREGPLKLRPTILRRTNDDAQPDVVDTSPDAPLLVCKGVEVAYGQVQILFGVDMEVERGEVIALLGTNGAGKSTLLKAISGLVQPCGGRILFEGRDITHVGPVEAAKAGIVQVPGGKAIFPTLTVAEHFKAGTWLYANEDPKEVSGRVDEVLGRFPRLRERWDQMAGNMSGGEQQQLALGMAFVAKPKLLIIDELSLGLAPTIVELLLNMVRAIHAEGCTVILVEQSINVALTIASRAYFMEKGEVRFTGATEELLERGDILRSVFLQGAGSVSGSSVDARGKKGTKAILDPEVTAPIDRASGEVVLDVRGLTKRFGGITAVNDVDIALHENEILGLIGPNGAGKTTIFDLISGHLQQDQGRIYFKGTDITNHGPDRRATLGMGRSFQDARIFPSMTVAENIAMGLDRHIEVRDHLSGLLDLPAAQESEDDVAWTVDDLIELMNLQAFRDKFVAELSTGSRRIVDLAMSIAHDPAVLLLDEPSSGIAQKETEALGPLLQRIQKEAGCSLLIIEHDMPLITSISHEMIALELGTVVLRDTPDRVTSDPRVVESYLGGDVSVINRSGKSSTRKRGGAGR, encoded by the coding sequence GTGCGAGCAGGAGATGACGGTGACCGCCGCAGCCGGACACGAGCACCTCCAGGCCAAGAGAACGAGGGCCGGGCGCGGGTCCGGACGCGTGAGGGTCCGCTGAAGCTGCGGCCGACCATCCTGCGCAGGACGAACGACGACGCACAGCCTGATGTCGTCGACACCTCGCCCGACGCCCCGCTGCTGGTCTGCAAAGGGGTGGAGGTCGCGTACGGGCAGGTCCAGATCCTGTTCGGGGTTGACATGGAGGTCGAGCGCGGCGAGGTCATCGCGCTGCTGGGGACCAACGGGGCAGGCAAGTCGACGCTGCTCAAGGCGATCTCGGGCTTGGTGCAGCCGTGCGGCGGGCGCATCCTTTTCGAAGGCCGAGACATCACCCACGTCGGTCCCGTGGAGGCGGCCAAGGCCGGGATCGTGCAGGTCCCCGGGGGAAAGGCGATCTTCCCGACCCTGACGGTGGCGGAGCACTTCAAGGCAGGGACATGGCTGTACGCCAACGAGGACCCCAAGGAGGTCTCGGGCCGGGTGGACGAGGTCCTGGGCAGGTTCCCGAGACTCCGCGAGCGGTGGGACCAGATGGCGGGGAACATGTCCGGCGGCGAGCAGCAGCAGCTCGCCCTGGGGATGGCCTTTGTGGCCAAGCCCAAGCTGCTCATCATCGATGAGCTCTCGCTCGGGCTGGCGCCGACGATCGTGGAGCTGCTGCTGAACATGGTGCGGGCCATCCACGCCGAGGGATGCACCGTGATCCTCGTGGAGCAGTCGATCAACGTGGCTCTGACGATCGCCTCGCGCGCCTACTTCATGGAAAAGGGGGAGGTGCGCTTCACGGGTGCCACCGAGGAACTGCTGGAGCGCGGCGACATTCTGCGATCGGTGTTCCTGCAGGGGGCGGGGTCCGTTTCGGGAAGTTCCGTGGACGCCCGCGGAAAGAAAGGGACGAAGGCGATCCTTGATCCGGAGGTAACGGCTCCGATCGACCGGGCGTCCGGCGAGGTGGTGCTCGATGTGCGGGGGCTGACGAAGCGGTTCGGTGGCATCACGGCGGTCAACGACGTGGACATCGCCCTGCACGAAAACGAGATCCTCGGGCTGATCGGTCCCAACGGCGCCGGCAAGACGACGATCTTCGACCTCATCTCCGGGCACCTCCAGCAGGACCAGGGCCGCATCTACTTCAAGGGCACCGACATCACCAACCACGGCCCGGACAGGCGCGCGACGCTGGGGATGGGCCGGTCGTTCCAGGACGCGCGCATCTTCCCGTCCATGACGGTAGCCGAGAACATCGCGATGGGCCTGGACCGACACATCGAGGTGCGCGACCACCTGTCCGGCCTGCTCGACCTCCCGGCGGCGCAGGAGTCCGAGGACGACGTCGCCTGGACGGTGGACGACCTCATCGAGCTGATGAACCTGCAGGCGTTCCGGGACAAGTTCGTGGCGGAGCTGTCCACGGGGTCGCGTCGGATCGTGGACCTGGCCATGTCCATCGCGCACGACCCGGCGGTGCTGCTCTTGGACGAACCGTCGTCCGGGATTGCGCAGAAGGAGACCGAAGCACTCGGCCCCCTGCTGCAGCGCATCCAGAAGGAGGCCGGCTGCTCGCTTCTGATCATCGAGCACGACATGCCGCTGATCACGTCCATCTCCCACGAGATGATCGCGCTCGAGCTCGGGACGGTCGTCCTTCGGGACACGCCGGACCGGGTGACCAGCGACCCGCGCGTAGTCGAGTCGTACCTCGGCGGGGACGTGTCCGTGATCAACAGGTCGGGGAAAAGCAGCACGCGGAAGCGCGGGGGCGCCGGGCGATGA
- a CDS encoding MFS transporter, producing MREPTGEDQVTANAQASDESSGGPRDDRYLRGMLLLLVSATFFEGYDGSILALILSDIQETFSVTESQLGVSRALIELGLGFAFFLTRLGDRVGRRKLLLWSVAGYTLMTALTAFSWDLWSFTAFQSLSRVFLGAEYAVAVTMVVEEFPAHRRAGALGRLLMCAAAGAVAVALLLLLGVGEGPLGWRTLYLVGLVPLLFLAVLRRKVRETRRFEELQAEVRTGRRPPQVSFWEPWRREYRAKLVLVGVVNLLRSLPLFGATAWFFYYAEREQGVDSQFLQIVFIIAYTCGIAGYVVCGHLMDRVGRRPTAVGFCLMAVVSSVLLFQVGDPIAIGVLLVVAVFFGLGMAPVLGAMSTELFPTYIRNQSAAWARNVFEIAGFILGPLLVGVLGDHYTGVLGSVGDATSFLALLFIPCAWLLYRHLPETRALELEQITSDSTASAWSVRRRGPVVAAAVLVLVTAATALGVVELGRITRRPEGAAERFLQAVSSGDEEDVRRYGSRRIAGFGSPPAGEDSVFSSIEVGASEDAQDGSAVPFRVGRHDEKPLTGELAVRKTQAGEWRVVALAPGPVTGRVPSQGGPSAAESPLMQWVAAVAAACVLTALLEVLQRRLSRTSGEAIPPRGPLAAAETPERSG from the coding sequence ATGCGTGAGCCGACGGGCGAAGACCAGGTCACAGCCAACGCCCAGGCGAGCGATGAATCCTCCGGCGGCCCGCGTGACGACCGCTACCTGCGCGGGATGCTCCTGCTGCTGGTGTCGGCGACCTTCTTCGAGGGCTACGACGGGTCGATCCTCGCGCTGATCCTGTCGGACATCCAGGAGACGTTTTCGGTCACGGAGTCGCAGCTCGGTGTGTCGCGCGCGCTGATCGAGCTCGGCCTCGGGTTCGCCTTCTTCCTGACCCGGCTCGGCGACCGCGTCGGCCGCCGCAAGCTGCTGCTGTGGTCGGTGGCCGGATACACCCTGATGACCGCGCTGACCGCCTTTTCGTGGGACCTGTGGTCTTTCACCGCGTTCCAGTCGCTGTCGCGGGTGTTTTTGGGGGCCGAGTACGCGGTGGCGGTGACGATGGTCGTCGAGGAGTTCCCGGCACACCGCCGGGCGGGGGCCCTCGGCCGCCTTCTGATGTGCGCCGCGGCCGGGGCGGTGGCGGTGGCGTTGCTTCTCCTGCTCGGGGTGGGCGAGGGGCCGCTCGGATGGCGAACGCTTTACCTGGTCGGGCTGGTACCGCTGCTGTTCCTGGCGGTCCTGCGCCGCAAGGTCCGGGAGACGAGGCGGTTCGAGGAGCTGCAGGCCGAGGTCCGGACGGGACGGCGGCCCCCTCAGGTGAGCTTCTGGGAGCCGTGGCGCAGGGAGTACCGGGCGAAGCTGGTGCTGGTGGGGGTGGTGAACCTGCTGCGGTCCCTGCCGCTGTTCGGCGCCACCGCGTGGTTCTTCTACTACGCCGAGCGCGAGCAGGGGGTCGATTCGCAGTTCCTGCAGATCGTCTTCATCATCGCGTACACGTGCGGAATCGCCGGGTACGTCGTCTGCGGCCATCTCATGGACCGGGTCGGACGGCGTCCCACGGCAGTCGGCTTTTGCCTCATGGCCGTGGTCAGCTCCGTGCTGCTGTTCCAGGTCGGCGACCCGATCGCGATCGGGGTCCTTCTCGTGGTGGCGGTGTTCTTCGGCCTCGGGATGGCTCCAGTGCTCGGCGCGATGAGCACGGAGTTGTTCCCCACCTACATCCGCAACCAGTCGGCGGCATGGGCCCGCAACGTGTTCGAGATCGCCGGGTTCATCCTCGGCCCCCTTCTCGTGGGAGTGCTCGGCGACCACTACACCGGCGTCCTCGGTTCGGTCGGTGACGCGACCAGCTTTCTCGCGCTGCTTTTCATCCCCTGTGCATGGCTGCTGTACCGGCACCTGCCGGAGACGCGGGCGTTGGAGCTGGAGCAGATCACGTCGGACTCCACGGCTTCGGCATGGAGCGTCCGCCGAAGGGGCCCGGTCGTGGCCGCGGCGGTGCTAGTGCTCGTCACGGCCGCGACGGCGCTGGGGGTAGTCGAGCTGGGTCGGATTACCCGGCGTCCCGAGGGCGCCGCCGAGCGTTTCCTGCAGGCGGTGTCTTCGGGGGACGAGGAGGACGTCCGTCGGTACGGGTCGCGGCGGATCGCCGGGTTCGGAAGTCCGCCGGCGGGGGAGGACAGCGTGTTCTCGTCCATCGAGGTCGGGGCGTCCGAGGACGCGCAAGACGGCTCCGCAGTGCCGTTCCGGGTCGGCCGTCACGATGAAAAGCCGCTGACGGGCGAGCTGGCGGTTCGAAAGACGCAGGCCGGGGAGTGGCGCGTGGTCGCGCTGGCGCCGGGGCCTGTCACGGGCAGGGTTCCCTCCCAGGGCGGCCCCTCGGCCGCCGAGAGCCCGCTGATGCAGTGGGTCGCCGCCGTCGCCGCCGCATGCGTGCTGACGGCCCTGCTCGAGGTCCTGCAACGCAGGCTGTCGCGGACGTCGGGGGAAGCCATTCCGCCACGCGGGCCGTTGGCGGCCGCGGAAACGCCCGAAAGGTCCGGATAG
- a CDS encoding ABC transporter permease, whose product MNLPRVSVPDPLTKLAAPLENPVVRRVVQLAAYVGAVVLGVRVVFDAPIGTIFNGAAIGMLYGLMGVGIVLIYRTNRIINFAAASLGAVPAVLMVLLNSSRGVPWAVVFPLAIVLGVAAGALADFLIVRRFRHSPRLILTVATIGMSQLFSYFALMIPFWMGQKTGSGGIFTPFRGFQFQIGTAIFSGDHLFSVFVVAVVVGGLAAFLKFTRMGIALRASAENADRASLLGIPVSRVQMVSWMLAGGTAAVVIFQRVVLIGVPTDGSLGLQALVYALTAAVVARMESIPVCLLSGMGVGVVASATLQRTGRDSLATAIMLLVILGALFLQRRNFSRAYDMGTSSWQQTQELRPVPLELRGLRPVMVGRAVMAVLVLAFFLALPWVVGRSRISFANLIIITAILAVSLVVLTGWGGQISLGQAGIAGVAAMAAGGFAANHNGDFFVAMVLGIGAGVAASILIGLPALRIKGLYLAVTTLAFAATVQYFLINPTYPVGRALLPKGASNIDPPCLWERVCLASDLGRVGMPFYYVCLTFLGLTVLAARAYRRNRAGRAVVAVSDNTRGATSYGVSEARTKLAAFAVAGGIASIAGVLQAYQSAAVDASSYGMLDSLRVFLISAIGGLTSLTGVVFASVVIGGIEYFGEDYITNISLLATGPGLLLVLMFLPGGLAEGLYRIRDNFLRRVATKHDIIVPSLLADRRSDSDEHERSVVTAAGTHVGEVEAFDVHSEPTIVCPVCEQEMTVTAAAGHEHLQAKRTRAGRGSGRVRVR is encoded by the coding sequence ATGAACCTGCCCCGGGTCTCGGTCCCAGACCCGCTGACAAAGCTCGCCGCTCCCCTGGAGAACCCTGTCGTCCGCCGGGTGGTGCAGCTGGCGGCATACGTCGGAGCCGTCGTCCTTGGGGTACGGGTCGTGTTCGACGCTCCGATAGGCACGATCTTCAACGGGGCCGCCATCGGGATGCTCTATGGGCTGATGGGGGTCGGCATCGTCCTCATCTACCGGACCAACCGCATCATCAACTTCGCGGCAGCCTCACTGGGTGCGGTGCCGGCAGTCCTGATGGTGCTGTTGAACTCCAGCCGTGGTGTGCCCTGGGCTGTTGTCTTCCCGCTCGCGATCGTGCTGGGAGTGGCTGCGGGCGCGCTGGCAGACTTCCTGATCGTCCGGAGGTTCCGGCACTCCCCGAGGCTGATCCTCACGGTCGCGACAATAGGAATGTCACAGCTCTTCTCGTACTTCGCGCTGATGATCCCGTTCTGGATGGGACAGAAGACGGGGTCGGGGGGAATCTTCACGCCCTTCCGCGGGTTCCAGTTCCAGATCGGCACGGCGATCTTCAGCGGGGACCATCTGTTCTCCGTGTTCGTTGTGGCTGTGGTCGTCGGCGGCCTCGCCGCCTTCTTGAAGTTCACCAGGATGGGCATCGCCTTGCGGGCGTCGGCAGAGAACGCCGACCGCGCCTCGCTGCTGGGCATCCCCGTGTCCCGTGTGCAGATGGTGTCGTGGATGCTCGCCGGAGGGACTGCCGCGGTCGTGATCTTCCAGCGGGTCGTCCTGATCGGGGTCCCGACGGACGGGTCGCTCGGCCTCCAGGCTCTCGTCTACGCGCTCACGGCCGCCGTGGTGGCGCGTATGGAGAGCATTCCGGTCTGCCTGCTGTCGGGCATGGGAGTGGGCGTCGTCGCATCGGCGACGCTTCAGAGGACGGGCCGGGACTCGCTGGCGACGGCGATCATGCTGCTGGTCATCCTCGGGGCGCTGTTCCTCCAGCGGCGCAACTTCTCCCGCGCGTACGACATGGGGACATCCAGCTGGCAGCAGACGCAGGAGTTGCGTCCTGTTCCACTCGAGTTGCGAGGCCTGCGGCCGGTGATGGTGGGACGAGCGGTCATGGCCGTGCTTGTCCTTGCGTTCTTCCTGGCCCTGCCGTGGGTGGTCGGCCGCAGCCGGATCAGCTTCGCGAATCTCATCATCATCACGGCCATCCTCGCCGTGTCACTGGTGGTGCTGACCGGGTGGGGAGGGCAGATCAGCCTGGGGCAGGCAGGCATCGCCGGAGTCGCGGCCATGGCAGCGGGAGGGTTCGCGGCCAACCACAACGGCGACTTCTTCGTGGCCATGGTGCTGGGTATCGGAGCCGGCGTGGCGGCGTCGATTCTGATCGGGTTGCCGGCCTTGCGGATAAAGGGCCTGTACCTCGCGGTCACCACTCTGGCGTTCGCCGCCACCGTCCAGTACTTCCTCATCAACCCGACATACCCGGTCGGCCGCGCGTTGCTGCCCAAGGGGGCAAGCAACATCGATCCGCCGTGCCTGTGGGAGCGCGTGTGCCTGGCGAGTGACCTCGGGCGGGTCGGGATGCCCTTCTACTACGTGTGCCTGACCTTTCTCGGTCTCACCGTGCTCGCCGCCCGGGCGTACCGCCGTAACCGTGCTGGACGCGCAGTCGTGGCGGTCAGCGACAACACGCGCGGCGCGACAAGCTACGGCGTGAGTGAAGCCAGGACCAAGCTCGCGGCCTTCGCCGTGGCCGGAGGGATCGCATCGATCGCCGGCGTCCTGCAGGCCTACCAGTCGGCGGCGGTGGACGCGTCCAGCTACGGGATGCTCGACAGCCTTCGCGTGTTCCTCATCTCCGCGATTGGGGGCCTGACGTCGCTTACGGGCGTGGTGTTCGCGTCGGTGGTGATCGGCGGCATCGAGTACTTCGGTGAGGACTACATCACCAACATCTCGCTTCTTGCCACAGGCCCCGGTCTGCTCCTGGTGCTGATGTTCCTTCCCGGCGGCCTGGCCGAGGGCCTGTACCGCATCCGGGACAACTTCCTGCGCCGCGTGGCGACGAAGCACGACATCATCGTGCCCTCGCTGCTCGCCGACCGACGGTCCGACTCCGACGAGCACGAGAGGTCGGTCGTCACGGCAGCGGGCACCCACGTGGGCGAGGTCGAGGCGTTCGACGTCCATTCGGAGCCGACCATCGTGTGTCCGGTGTGCGAGCAGGAGATGACGGTGACCGCCGCAGCCGGACACGAGCACCTCCAGGCCAAGAGAACGAGGGCCGGGCGCGGGTCCGGACGCGTGAGGGTCCGCTGA